One Keratinibaculum paraultunense genomic window carries:
- the pyrH gene encoding UMP kinase yields the protein MEEPIFKRIILKLSGEALAGDKGYGIDISIINRISNEIKNVHDLGVEVGIVVGGGNFWRGRNVESMDRATSDYMGMLGTVINALALQDALENIGVITRVQTAIEMRQIAEPYIRRRAIRHLEKGRVVIFAAGSGNPYFSTDTAAALRAAEVEAEVILLAKKGVDGVYDSDPYINSSAKKFDTLSYIDILNMGLGIMDSTATSLCMDNKIPLIVFGIDEPKNIVDVVLGKKIGTHVKED from the coding sequence ATGGAGGAACCAATATTTAAAAGGATTATTTTAAAATTAAGTGGCGAAGCTCTAGCAGGAGATAAGGGATATGGTATAGATATAAGTATTATCAATAGGATTTCAAATGAAATAAAAAATGTACATGATTTAGGGGTAGAAGTGGGGATAGTAGTAGGTGGCGGTAATTTTTGGAGAGGTAGAAATGTAGAGTCTATGGATAGGGCAACTTCTGATTATATGGGTATGTTGGGTACTGTTATAAATGCTTTAGCTTTACAAGATGCTTTAGAGAATATTGGAGTGATAACTAGAGTTCAAACAGCTATTGAAATGAGACAAATTGCTGAACCATACATAAGGAGAAGAGCTATACGCCATTTAGAAAAAGGAAGAGTTGTTATTTTTGCAGCTGGTTCTGGAAATCCTTATTTTTCAACAGATACTGCAGCTGCTTTAAGGGCTGCTGAAGTAGAAGCTGAAGTTATTTTATTAGCTAAGAAAGGAGTGGATGGAGTTTATGACTCTGATCCATATATAAATTCATCTGCTAAAAAATTTGATACTCTTAGTTATATTGATATTTTAAATATGGGGCTTGGAATTATGGATTCTACTGCAACGTCTTTATGTATGGATAATAAAATACCGTTAATAGTTTTTGGCATTGATGAACCTAAAAATATTGTTGACGTAGTATTGGGTAAAAAAATAGGTACTCATGTAAAGGAGGATTAA
- a CDS encoding chemotaxis protein CheD produces MKVIKVGMADLNVIKAPGILTTLGLGSCVGIALYDKHNKVAGLAHIMLPSSKEIQNNENKAKFADTGIDLLIEKMIIEGAKKDFLIAKIAGGAQMFSFNKDNSILKIGERNVQATKRKLSELNIKIISEDTGGNYGRTIELNAEDGSLLVKTIGHGVKII; encoded by the coding sequence ATGAAAGTTATTAAAGTTGGAATGGCAGATTTAAACGTAATTAAAGCTCCAGGTATATTAACAACTCTTGGTTTAGGTTCTTGCGTAGGCATAGCATTATATGATAAACATAATAAAGTTGCTGGCTTAGCTCACATTATGTTGCCTTCCAGTAAAGAGATTCAAAATAACGAAAATAAGGCTAAATTTGCTGATACAGGTATTGATTTATTAATAGAAAAAATGATCATAGAAGGTGCTAAAAAAGATTTTTTGATTGCAAAGATTGCAGGTGGAGCACAAATGTTTTCTTTCAACAAGGACAATAGTATATTGAAAATTGGAGAAAGGAATGTACAGGCTACTAAAAGGAAATTGTCAGAGTTAAATATAAAAATTATCTCTGAAGATACTGGCGGGAATTATGGTAGAACTATTGAATTAAATGCAGAAGATGGTTCTCTACTAGTAAAAACAATTGGACATGGTGTAAAGATAATATAA
- a CDS encoding chemotaxis protein CheC: MDVNNLNDMMIDILGEIGNIGSGNAVTALANMLSKRVDMNVPQVKILEFNEVATLLGGEENLVVGIYLDLDEEIRGNIMFMLDIESAINLSNMLLNREDTVEKLDDMAISALSEVGNILASSYVNSLSALTGLKITVSVPSLAIDMAGAILSVPAIQFGYIADQVLFIETVFKEGDNTVKGNLFLLPDMNSFKKILSSLGVL, encoded by the coding sequence ATGGACGTGAATAACTTAAATGATATGATGATAGATATATTAGGTGAAATAGGTAATATTGGTTCCGGAAATGCAGTTACAGCTTTAGCTAATATGTTATCTAAACGTGTAGATATGAATGTGCCTCAAGTAAAAATATTAGAATTTAATGAAGTGGCTACTTTATTAGGTGGAGAAGAAAATTTAGTAGTTGGAATTTATTTAGACCTTGATGAAGAAATCAGAGGGAATATTATGTTTATGTTAGATATAGAATCTGCTATAAATCTTAGTAATATGTTATTAAATAGAGAGGACACTGTGGAAAAATTAGATGACATGGCAATATCGGCTTTGTCAGAAGTGGGAAATATACTAGCCTCATCTTATGTAAATTCTTTAAGTGCATTAACAGGATTAAAAATAACTGTATCAGTACCATCATTAGCAATAGATATGGCAGGAGCTATTTTGAGTGTACCAGCTATTCAATTTGGTTATATCGCTGATCAAGTGTTATTTATTGAAACTGTATTTAAAGAAGGAGACAATACTGTAAAAGGTAATCTTTTTTTATTACCAGATATGAATTCCTTTAAAAAAATATTATCAAGTTTGGGAGTATTATAA
- a CDS encoding isoprenyl transferase, whose product MNKKESIELKSKIDINNIPSHVAIIMDGNGRWAKERFLPRTAGHQEGMKRVIEIVEVAEKLNIKYLSLYAFSTENWKRPKEEIEGLMKLLVQYIRSELNKICKNNIRIQTMGDISKLPETPRKEVERAIEKTKNNNKMVLNIGLNYGGRDEIVRAVKNILEDVKMGKINEKDINTKNFSNYLYTNGIPDPDLLIRPSGELRLSNFMLYQIAYTEFWFSDIYWPDFKEEHFYKAIIDYQKRDRRFGGI is encoded by the coding sequence ATGAATAAAAAAGAGTCGATTGAGTTAAAAAGCAAGATAGATATTAATAACATTCCTAGTCATGTAGCAATTATAATGGATGGAAATGGAAGATGGGCAAAAGAAAGATTTTTACCTAGAACAGCTGGGCATCAAGAAGGTATGAAGCGAGTAATTGAAATAGTAGAAGTTGCTGAAAAATTGAATATAAAATACTTATCTTTATATGCTTTTTCAACTGAAAATTGGAAAAGACCTAAGGAAGAAATTGAAGGTCTTATGAAACTATTGGTTCAATACATAAGAAGTGAATTAAATAAAATTTGTAAAAACAATATAAGAATTCAAACTATGGGAGATATAAGTAAATTACCAGAGACTCCTAGAAAAGAAGTTGAAAGAGCAATAGAAAAAACTAAAAACAATAACAAAATGGTTTTAAATATAGGTTTAAACTATGGGGGAAGAGACGAAATTGTTCGTGCTGTAAAAAACATTTTAGAAGATGTAAAAATGGGTAAAATAAATGAGAAAGATATAAATACAAAGAATTTTTCTAATTATTTATATACAAATGGAATACCTGATCCAGATTTATTAATAAGGCCAAGTGGTGAGTTAAGATTGAGTAATTTTATGTTATATCAAATAGCATATACTGAATTTTGGTTTTCAGACATATATTGGCCAGACTTTAAAGAAGAACATTTTTATAAAGCAATTATAGACTATCAAAAAAGAGATAGAAGGTTTGGGGGAATTTAA
- the ispG gene encoding flavodoxin-dependent (E)-4-hydroxy-3-methylbut-2-enyl-diphosphate synthase yields the protein MKRKKTRKIMVGNVAIGGGSPITVQSMTNTITKDIESTIKQIKDLEKVGCHIVRGAITDLDDAKAINKIKSKINIPFIADIQFDYKLAIASVENGADCLRINPGNIGSEIRVKEVVKACKDRKVPIRIGVNSGSIKKEYLEKYGGVNEDSMVYSALEQIRLLEKLGYENMKISLKASSVLLTIKSYQKISDLVDYPLHLGITEAGPIWRGTIKSSVGIGTLLYMGIGDTIRVSLTGDPIEEVKVGREILRSLGLLEEGIEIISCPTCGRTNIDLVNLVKEAEEKLGYIKKPLKVAIMGCPVNGPGEAKEADIGIAGGKGEGLIFKKGKIIKKVKEEHLIDELLKEIENI from the coding sequence ATGAAAAGGAAAAAAACTAGAAAAATTATGGTTGGCAATGTAGCAATAGGCGGAGGTAGCCCTATTACAGTTCAATCTATGACCAATACAATTACTAAAGATATAGAAAGTACTATAAAGCAAATAAAGGATTTAGAGAAAGTTGGATGCCATATAGTTAGAGGAGCTATAACTGATTTAGATGATGCAAAAGCTATAAATAAAATTAAATCTAAAATTAACATACCTTTTATTGCTGATATACAATTTGATTATAAATTAGCTATAGCATCAGTTGAAAATGGTGCAGACTGTTTGAGAATAAATCCTGGCAATATCGGTTCAGAAATACGAGTTAAGGAAGTAGTGAAGGCTTGTAAAGATAGAAAAGTACCTATAAGAATAGGAGTAAATTCTGGATCTATTAAAAAAGAATATTTAGAAAAATATGGTGGAGTTAATGAAGATTCTATGGTATATAGTGCTTTAGAGCAAATAAGATTGTTAGAAAAATTAGGTTATGAAAATATGAAAATTTCATTGAAAGCAAGTTCTGTACTATTAACTATAAAGTCATATCAAAAAATATCTGATTTAGTCGATTATCCATTACATCTTGGAATTACTGAAGCGGGTCCCATATGGAGGGGAACTATTAAGTCTTCTGTTGGAATTGGTACTTTGCTTTATATGGGAATTGGAGATACTATAAGGGTATCTCTTACAGGTGATCCAATAGAAGAAGTAAAGGTGGGACGTGAAATTTTAAGATCTTTAGGTCTATTGGAAGAAGGTATTGAAATTATTTCTTGCCCTACTTGTGGGAGAACAAATATAGATCTTGTAAATTTAGTAAAAGAAGCTGAAGAAAAGTTAGGATATATTAAAAAACCTTTAAAAGTAGCAATTATGGGTTGCCCAGTAAATGGTCCTGGAGAGGCAAAAGAAGCAGATATTGGAATTGCTGGTGGAAAAGGAGAAGGTCTCATATTTAAAAAGGGCAAAATTATTAAAAAAGTTAAAGAGGAGCATTTAATAGATGAGCTTCTA
- the rseP gene encoding RIP metalloprotease RseP, whose amino-acid sequence MLTIIAAIFVFLMVILFHEFGHFIVAKTVGIKVNEFSIGMGPKILQKTKGETKYTIRILPIGGYVSMEGEDEKSNDPRSFNNVSPLSRIAVVAAGAIMNFILAIIVFSIVSYSVGMPSTTVYKTLEGSPAEEVGILSGDQIISINGEKINSWDEISEEISKSNPEEYIDIVILRKGKTIKYNLKPEISEENRVIIGIEPKFEKSFLLAIKGGFQKTGYILKLMFEFIKMAFRGKVSTKDLSGPVGVIYTIGETAKYGIIELLYLLGFISVNLGFFNLLPIPALDGSRIVFLVVEMIRGKPIDPEKEGFIHFIGFVLLIALMIVVTYSDIIRFNLFRR is encoded by the coding sequence ATGTTAACAATAATAGCAGCAATATTTGTGTTTTTAATGGTTATTTTATTTCATGAATTTGGACATTTTATAGTGGCTAAAACAGTTGGAATAAAAGTTAACGAATTTTCAATTGGAATGGGACCTAAGATATTACAAAAGACTAAAGGTGAAACTAAATATACTATTAGAATCTTACCTATAGGAGGCTATGTAAGCATGGAAGGAGAGGATGAAAAATCCAATGATCCAAGAAGTTTTAATAATGTTTCTCCATTATCTAGAATAGCCGTTGTAGCAGCTGGTGCAATTATGAATTTTATATTAGCTATAATTGTATTTTCTATTGTATCTTATAGTGTTGGAATGCCTAGTACAACTGTTTATAAAACACTAGAAGGTTCTCCTGCAGAGGAAGTTGGTATTTTAAGCGGAGATCAAATAATAAGTATCAATGGGGAAAAAATTAATAGTTGGGATGAAATATCAGAAGAGATAAGTAAATCTAATCCAGAAGAATACATAGATATAGTTATATTGAGAAAAGGAAAAACTATTAAATATAATCTAAAACCCGAGATAAGTGAGGAAAATAGAGTTATTATTGGTATAGAACCTAAGTTCGAAAAGTCTTTCTTATTAGCCATAAAAGGTGGCTTTCAAAAAACAGGGTATATATTAAAACTTATGTTTGAATTTATAAAAATGGCATTTAGAGGTAAGGTAAGTACTAAAGATCTTTCAGGACCTGTTGGTGTAATATATACAATAGGAGAGACAGCTAAATACGGTATAATAGAATTATTATATTTATTGGGGTTTATTAGTGTAAATTTAGGGTTTTTTAATCTTTTACCAATACCAGCACTAGATGGCAGTAGGATAGTTTTTTTAGTTGTAGAAATGATTAGAGGAAAACCTATAGACCCTGAAAAAGAAGGGTTTATTCACTTTATAGGATTTGTTTTATTAATTGCTTTAATGATAGTTGTTACCTATTCTGATATTATTAGATTTAATTTATTTAGAAGGTGA
- a CDS encoding phosphatidate cytidylyltransferase, which yields MKELFIRTITGIILVLLTVFVAIKGGTIMVFFIFLLSIIGLKEFYDAVECNSVHPIKFIGYMGCLFFLFSWLGVEKFSLLFILYFILIISSIFLVLNEDATLYDISITLFGIVYIPYLFQHILYLEGDIYIWFVFIIAWGTDTFAYIVGSLFGKKKLCPKLSPNKTLEGSIGGILGSVLLTYLYIKILGINLIWKYIILSIIGSIVAQLGDLTASKIKRFSNVKDFGFIIPGHGGVLDRFDSILFTAPLVYYYINYFIL from the coding sequence GTGAAAGAATTGTTTATAAGAACTATAACAGGTATAATATTAGTTCTACTAACAGTTTTTGTAGCTATAAAAGGCGGAACTATTATGGTATTTTTTATATTCCTGTTGTCTATAATAGGTTTAAAAGAGTTTTATGATGCTGTAGAGTGTAATAGTGTTCACCCAATAAAATTTATTGGATATATGGGCTGTTTGTTTTTTTTATTTTCTTGGTTAGGAGTTGAAAAGTTTTCTTTATTGTTTATACTATATTTTATTTTAATTATTTCATCAATATTTCTTGTGTTAAATGAAGATGCTACATTGTATGATATAAGTATAACTCTTTTTGGAATAGTTTACATACCTTATTTATTTCAACATATTTTATATTTAGAAGGAGATATTTATATATGGTTCGTATTTATTATAGCATGGGGAACAGATACTTTTGCATATATAGTTGGAAGTTTATTTGGCAAGAAAAAATTATGTCCTAAACTAAGCCCAAATAAAACACTTGAAGGTTCTATAGGCGGAATATTGGGATCAGTATTGTTGACTTATTTATATATTAAAATATTAGGTATAAACTTAATTTGGAAGTATATAATTTTATCTATAATAGGCAGCATTGTAGCTCAGTTAGGTGATTTAACTGCTTCTAAAATCAAGAGGTTTTCCAATGTAAAAGATTTTGGTTTTATAATACCAGGTCATGGTGGAGTGCTAGATAGATTTGATAGTATATTGTTTACAGCTCCTTTGGTTTATTATTATATAAATTATTTTATATTATAA
- a CDS encoding DUF6115 domain-containing protein has translation MLEMLITCIGLICIVFSIMYIYFFSKKEKDIYDELIYIYNNIRDYYVAIESTVSDFEQLIDSSLDKLEYYEKKVSSNNLDRNESFNRLNSKRVENPIIIDSKLKTKKSISEFDKNILELKNKGYSFEEIAKKLNMGIREVEIIIKLQEKLYKIK, from the coding sequence ATGTTAGAGATGCTGATAACATGTATTGGACTAATATGCATTGTTTTTTCTATAATGTATATATATTTTTTTTCGAAGAAAGAAAAGGATATATATGATGAGTTAATTTATATTTACAATAATATAAGAGATTATTATGTTGCTATTGAGAGTACTGTAAGTGACTTTGAACAATTAATTGACAGCAGTTTAGATAAATTAGAATATTATGAAAAGAAAGTTTCATCTAATAATTTAGATCGAAATGAATCTTTCAATAGATTAAATAGTAAAAGAGTAGAAAATCCTATTATAATAGATAGTAAATTAAAAACAAAAAAATCTATTAGTGAATTTGATAAAAACATATTGGAATTAAAAAATAAAGGCTATTCTTTTGAAGAAATTGCTAAAAAACTAAATATGGGTATTAGAGAAGTGGAAATTATAATAAAATTACAAGAAAAATTATATAAAATTAAATAA
- a CDS encoding sigma-70 family RNA polymerase sigma factor gives MNRDKLWQEYSKTKDREIKQKLIEEYIYLVKIIAGRMYNYYGSKVEYDDLIGFGVIGLIDSIERYDISKNIKFETYAQIRIKGTIIDNIRKLDWVPRSLRKKSKEIQSSMFKLENKLGRTPSNHELAEYLNISLKEVEDILADTNVFNVVSLENILINKEEYNNIDNKERIKTPEVVYEEKELKKILADIIDRLPEKEKMVISLYYFDELTYREIGYVLDLSESRISQIHSKAILRLKNQLIKEGFIES, from the coding sequence GTGAATAGAGATAAACTATGGCAGGAATATTCAAAGACTAAAGATAGAGAAATAAAACAAAAATTAATTGAAGAATATATTTATTTAGTAAAAATAATAGCAGGTCGAATGTATAATTATTACGGTAGTAAAGTAGAATATGATGATTTAATAGGTTTTGGAGTGATAGGATTAATCGATAGTATTGAACGTTATGATATTAGTAAAAATATTAAATTTGAAACTTATGCTCAAATTAGAATTAAAGGAACAATTATTGACAATATAAGGAAATTAGATTGGGTGCCTAGATCTTTAAGGAAAAAATCAAAGGAAATACAAAGTAGTATGTTCAAATTAGAAAATAAATTGGGACGAACACCATCAAATCACGAATTAGCTGAATATTTAAATATTTCATTAAAAGAAGTAGAAGATATATTAGCAGATACAAATGTTTTTAATGTAGTTTCATTAGAAAATATATTAATTAATAAAGAAGAATATAATAATATAGATAATAAAGAAAGAATAAAAACTCCAGAGGTAGTATATGAGGAAAAAGAGTTAAAGAAAATATTAGCTGATATAATAGATAGATTACCAGAAAAAGAAAAGATGGTAATATCCTTATACTATTTTGATGAATTGACTTATAGAGAGATAGGGTACGTTTTGGATCTATCTGAGTCGAGAATTTCGCAAATACATAGTAAAGCTATATTAAGACTTAAGAATCAATTAATAAAAGAAGGATTTATAGAAAGTTGA
- a CDS encoding DUF342 domain-containing protein, with the protein MHKISPNVMLEISRDGMKAYITLVKDKNDNIPKWDDKDIEQTIANIKEIIKVGLKEDELSWLLSSQYCDEKICIAEGIEPIDGKDGYIKYYFDIEKKLVPKLLEDGTVDYRELGIVNNVKKGDILAEIIPPKEGKDGYKVTGEPIHCRKGKMPKFRYGKNVKLSEDGKYLISEKDGLVELKDGRVIVSEIFEVDNVDNKVGNIDFNGSVMVRGNVLNGFRIKASGDVEVKGIVEGGYIENTGDVIVKQGIQGYNRLTINTKGSVTTKFVENAVLNVGGNVTAEAIMHSEVSSKGNVTVLGKRGLIVGGICRARKEIRANIIGSSMATVTVLEVGIDPDVKNKIKELQKRIDIAEENLNKVMKSLSLLDNLKKVSRLDDDKVQIYIKLLKTKNSLLEELNILKNEYENIKVSVQDLDKGRVKVADTIYPGVKIIIGNSIFYVRDEMHKCIFYKDEGEIKVGPY; encoded by the coding sequence ATGCATAAAATTTCTCCAAATGTAATGCTTGAAATTTCTAGAGATGGAATGAAAGCTTATATTACATTAGTTAAAGATAAAAATGATAATATTCCAAAATGGGACGACAAGGATATTGAACAAACAATAGCTAATATTAAAGAAATTATTAAAGTAGGATTAAAAGAAGATGAATTATCATGGTTATTATCAAGCCAATATTGTGATGAAAAAATTTGTATTGCAGAAGGTATAGAACCTATTGATGGAAAAGATGGGTATATAAAATATTATTTTGATATTGAGAAAAAATTAGTTCCCAAATTACTTGAAGATGGTACTGTCGATTATAGAGAATTAGGAATTGTAAATAATGTAAAAAAAGGAGATATTTTGGCAGAAATTATTCCACCTAAAGAAGGAAAAGATGGATATAAAGTAACTGGTGAACCTATCCATTGTAGGAAAGGTAAAATGCCTAAATTTAGATATGGAAAAAATGTAAAACTTTCAGAAGATGGAAAATATTTGATATCAGAAAAAGATGGATTAGTTGAATTAAAAGATGGAAGGGTTATAGTATCAGAAATATTTGAAGTAGACAATGTGGATAATAAAGTTGGAAATATAGATTTTAACGGTAGTGTAATGGTAAGAGGAAATGTATTAAACGGTTTTCGAATTAAAGCTAGTGGAGATGTAGAGGTTAAGGGAATAGTAGAAGGAGGATATATTGAAAATACGGGAGATGTAATAGTTAAACAAGGTATACAGGGATATAACAGACTTACTATAAATACAAAAGGAAGTGTTACTACTAAGTTTGTAGAAAATGCTGTTTTAAATGTAGGAGGGAATGTTACAGCAGAAGCTATCATGCATAGTGAAGTTAGTAGTAAAGGAAACGTAACAGTTTTAGGGAAAAGAGGATTAATAGTAGGAGGCATATGTAGAGCAAGGAAAGAGATTAGAGCTAATATTATAGGATCTTCTATGGCTACTGTTACAGTTTTAGAGGTAGGTATTGATCCTGATGTTAAAAATAAAATTAAAGAACTTCAAAAAAGGATAGATATTGCAGAAGAAAATTTGAATAAAGTTATGAAGTCATTGTCTCTATTAGATAATCTAAAAAAAGTTAGTCGTTTAGATGATGATAAAGTACAAATATACATAAAATTATTGAAAACTAAAAATAGTTTATTAGAAGAATTAAATATATTAAAGAATGAATATGAAAATATAAAAGTTAGTGTGCAAGACTTAGATAAAGGTAGAGTAAAAGTTGCTGACACTATATATCCTGGAGTGAAGATAATCATTGGGAATAGTATTTTTTATGTACGAGATGAAATGCATAAATGTATTTTTTATAAAGATGAAGGCGAAATAAAAGTAGGTCCTTATTAG
- the tsf gene encoding translation elongation factor Ts has protein sequence MSISATQVKELKERTGAGMLDCKKALVETDGDIEKAVNLLREKGLSKAAKKAGRITAEGLIDAYIHGGRIGVLIEVNSETDFVAKTDEFKQFVRDMAMQVAASNPKYVSREDVPEEEVEKEREILTQQAINEGKPEHIVEKIVEGRLEKFFEQICLLEQPFIKDPDIKVQDLLNEKIAKIGENIQIRRFVRYELGEGLQKKEENFAEEVAKQMNV, from the coding sequence ATGAGTATTAGTGCTACACAAGTTAAAGAATTAAAGGAAAGAACTGGTGCTGGAATGTTAGATTGTAAAAAAGCTTTAGTAGAGACAGATGGAGATATTGAAAAAGCCGTTAATTTGCTTAGAGAAAAAGGTTTATCCAAAGCTGCCAAAAAGGCTGGCAGAATTACTGCGGAAGGTTTAATTGATGCATATATTCATGGTGGAAGAATTGGAGTTTTAATAGAAGTTAATTCGGAAACAGATTTTGTTGCAAAAACAGATGAATTTAAGCAGTTTGTTAGAGATATGGCTATGCAAGTAGCAGCTTCTAATCCTAAATACGTAAGTAGAGAAGATGTGCCTGAAGAAGAAGTGGAGAAAGAAAGAGAAATTCTTACACAGCAAGCAATAAATGAAGGGAAACCAGAACATATAGTAGAAAAAATTGTTGAAGGAAGATTAGAAAAGTTTTTTGAACAAATTTGTTTATTAGAGCAGCCTTTTATTAAGGATCCAGATATAAAAGTTCAAGATCTATTAAATGAAAAAATAGCTAAAATAGGCGAAAATATACAAATTAGGCGTTTTGTAAGATATGAGTTAGGAGAAGGTTTGCAAAAAAAGGAAGAAAATTTTGCTGAAGAAGTAGCAAAGCAGATGAACGTGTGA
- a CDS encoding chemotaxis protein CheW, with translation MSSEIENKYVISRLDDECYGIPIYNVLSIEKMSTTTRVPNAPDYVTGVTNLRGEVIPIINLREKLGMEKREIDENSRVVIVTLDDIVVGLIVDSSSEVLEIPKDNIDKPPYDENNQFMEYVSGIGKISDRLIILLNLKKILEY, from the coding sequence ATGTCTTCTGAAATAGAAAACAAATATGTTATATCAAGGCTAGATGATGAATGCTATGGAATACCTATATATAATGTTCTTTCTATAGAAAAAATGAGTACCACTACTAGAGTTCCTAATGCACCAGATTACGTTACTGGTGTAACTAATCTAAGAGGAGAAGTAATTCCCATTATAAATTTAAGGGAAAAACTAGGCATGGAGAAACGTGAAATAGACGAAAATTCAAGGGTAGTTATTGTTACTTTAGATGATATTGTAGTAGGGTTAATTGTTGATTCATCATCAGAAGTACTGGAAATTCCTAAGGATAATATAGATAAGCCTCCTTATGATGAAAACAATCAGTTTATGGAATATGTAAGCGGTATAGGGAAAATCTCTGATAGATTAATTATACTTTTAAACTTAAAGAAAATATTAGAATATTAG
- the frr gene encoding ribosome recycling factor, which translates to MYLDVHKEAEEKMKKTVVVYKEELQGIRAGRANPALLDKITIDYYGTSTPLKQVASITAPEPRLLVIQPWDVNLIPVIEKEILKSDLGLNPSNDGKIIRLPIPMLTEERRKELVKLVRKASEDAKIAIRNTRREANDKIKKMEKDKEISEDERKMAEEEIQKITDKFIEEVDELTSKKEEELLEF; encoded by the coding sequence ATGTATTTAGATGTTCATAAGGAAGCAGAGGAAAAGATGAAAAAAACGGTAGTTGTGTACAAAGAAGAGCTTCAAGGTATTAGAGCAGGAAGAGCTAATCCAGCTTTACTTGATAAGATTACCATTGATTATTATGGAACTAGTACACCATTAAAACAAGTAGCTAGTATTACTGCTCCAGAACCTAGACTGCTAGTTATTCAACCTTGGGATGTAAATTTAATACCGGTTATAGAAAAAGAGATATTGAAATCAGATTTAGGATTAAATCCATCAAATGATGGGAAGATAATTAGATTACCAATACCTATGCTTACTGAAGAAAGAAGAAAAGAACTGGTCAAGCTTGTTCGAAAAGCCTCTGAAGATGCTAAAATTGCTATAAGAAATACTAGAAGAGAAGCTAATGATAAAATTAAGAAAATGGAAAAAGATAAAGAAATAAGTGAAGATGAAAGAAAAATGGCTGAAGAAGAAATTCAAAAAATAACAGATAAATTTATAGAAGAAGTAGATGAATTGACTAGCAAAAAAGAAGAAGAGTTATTAGAATTTTAA
- the rpsB gene encoding 30S ribosomal protein S2, producing MSVVTMKSLLEAGVHFGHQTRRWNPKMAEYIFTERNGIYIIDLQKTVKKVEEAYEFLKNVAANGGEVLFVGTKKQAQEAIETEAKRCGMYYVNQRWLGGMLTNYRTIRKRIDRLHELEKMEEDGIFDVLPKKEVIQLRHERDRLEKFLSGIKNMDRLPDALYVVDPRKEKIAVNEARILGIPVVAIVDTNCDPDEIDYVIPGNDDAIRAVKLLTETMANAILEGKQGEQIEDVEE from the coding sequence ATGTCAGTTGTTACAATGAAATCACTTTTAGAAGCAGGAGTTCATTTTGGGCATCAAACTAGAAGATGGAATCCTAAAATGGCGGAATATATTTTTACTGAGAGAAATGGAATCTATATTATAGATTTACAAAAAACAGTAAAAAAAGTAGAAGAGGCTTATGAATTTTTAAAGAATGTAGCTGCTAATGGTGGAGAAGTCTTATTTGTAGGAACAAAGAAACAAGCTCAAGAAGCAATTGAAACTGAGGCTAAAAGATGTGGAATGTATTATGTAAATCAAAGATGGCTTGGGGGTATGTTAACTAATTATAGAACTATTCGAAAAAGGATTGATAGACTTCATGAGTTAGAAAAGATGGAAGAAGATGGAATATTTGATGTTTTACCTAAAAAGGAAGTAATACAGCTCCGTCATGAAAGAGATAGATTAGAAAAATTCTTATCAGGCATTAAAAATATGGATAGACTTCCAGATGCTTTATATGTAGTAGACCCTAGAAAAGAAAAAATAGCAGTTAATGAAGCAAGAATATTAGGTATACCTGTAGTAGCTATAGTTGATACTAATTGTGATCCTGATGAAATTGATTATGTAATTCCTGGAAATGATGATGCAATTAGAGCTGTTAAGTTATTAACGGAAACAATGGCTAATGCTATTTTAGAAGGGAAACAAGGTGAGCAAATAGAGGACGTGGAAGAATAA